One genomic segment of Brassica napus cultivar Da-Ae chromosome A3, Da-Ae, whole genome shotgun sequence includes these proteins:
- the LOC106437876 gene encoding HVA22-like protein j, with protein sequence MLGDFIIRLLVLILGYTYPAFECFKTVEKNKVDIEELRFWCQYWILLALISSFERVGDIFISWLPLYGEMKVVFFVYLWYPKTKGTRHVYETLLKPYIAQHETEIDRKIMELRARAWDFFIFYFHNFAQAGQSTLIQAFQYVLAQSVLFSTAAAAKQPPMEPNVNVKTRSPVETESDPHSPPAPRALNKTLSALRSLEKQTSRGQKWPPPTPGRDSAGTYNGDEGVNIPDTLPGSPITDARAKLRRSNSRSQAAS encoded by the exons ATGTTGGGAGATTTCATCATCAGACTCCTTGT ATTAATATTAGGGTACACATACCCAGCTTTTGAATGCTTTAAAACGGTGGAGAAGAACAAAGTTGATATCGAGGAACTCAGATTTTGGTGCCAATACTG GATATTGTTGGCGCTAATTTCATCGTTCGAGAGGGTTGGCGATATATTTATCTCATG GTTACCATTGTACGGAGAAATGAAAGTGGTATTTTTCGTATATCTCTGGTACCCTAAAACGAAG GGAACGAGACATGTGTATGAGACGTTGTTGAAGCCATACATAGCTCAACACGAGACAGAGATTGACAGAAAGATTATGGAGTTGCGAGCTAGAGCTTGGGACTTTTTCATCTTCTACTTCCACAACTTTGCCCAG GCTGGTCAGTCCACATTGATCCAGGCTTTTCAGTACGTACTCGCCCAATCGGTCCTGTTCTCGACCGCAGCCGCAGCTAAACAGCCG CCGATGGAGCCGAACGTAAACGTGAAAACACGATCACCAGTTGAGACGGAGAGTGATCCGCACTCACCTCCCGCTCCAAGAGCGTTGAACAAAACGCTATCTGCGTTGCGATCGCTAGAGAAGCAAACGAGCAGGGGGCAGAAGTGGCCACCACCAACACCAGGCAGAGACTCAGCCGGGACATACAATGGAGATGAAGGAGTCAATATTCCGGATACACTTCCGGGATCACCTATCACCGATGCTCGTGCTAAGCTTCGCCGTTCTAACTCCAGGTCTCAGGCCGCATCATAG
- the LOC106437874 gene encoding transcription factor E2FA: MSGGVRSSPGHSQPPPSSTNPVVPPIRRHLAFASTKPPFHPSDYRRFTPSYDSSSLCAIVDREEDAVVLRSPSRKRKSMMDVVTTTTTTSNSNGFTSFGSTSIHNSPCHTPVSAKGGRVNTKSRAKGTQSLPQTPISNAIVGSPATLTPSGSCRYDSSLGLLTKKFVNLIKQAEDGMLDLNKAAEVLEVQKRRIYDITNVLEGIDLIEKPFKNRILWKGVDASRPGDVDADVSVLQAEIENLNLEEQALDNQIRETEERLRDLSENEKNQKWLFVTEEDIKSLPGFQNQTLIAVKAPHGTTLEVPDPDEAGDVPQRRYRIILRSTMGPIDVYLVSEFEDTNGSVAPPACLPPIASCSGSTENHDIEALTLDNTETSIEHQMSQDHAHAQPGDTSDLNYLQEQVGGMLKITPSDIENDDTDYWLLSNAEISMTDIWNTDSGIDWDYGIADVSTPPPVMCEEIAPAAIDSEPR; this comes from the exons ATGTCCGGCGGCGTACGTTCTTCCCCGGGACATTCTCAGCCGCCACCATCGTCAACTAACCCTGTGGTCCCACCCATACGTCGACACTTGGCGTTCGCCTCAACGAAACCTCCCTTCCATCCCTCGGATTACCGTCGATTCACCCCTTCCTACGATAGTAGCAGCCTCTGTGCAATCGTAGATCGGGAGGAGGACGCCGTCGTTTTAAGATCTCCT TCACGGAAGAGAAAGTCGATGATGGATGTGGTTACTACTACCACTACTACTTCAAATAGTAATGGATTCACGAGCTTTGGTTCCACTAGCATACACAACAGTCCCTGTCACACTCCTGTTTCAGCTAAAGGAGGCAGAGTCAACACCAAGTCAAGGGCCAAAGGGACTCAGTCACTTCCTCAAACCCCCATCTCAAATGCTA TTGTAGGTTCTCCTGCCACACTAACTCCTTCTGGAAGTTGCCGTTATGACAGTTCTTTAG GTCTCCTTACCAAAAAGTTTGTCAATCTAATCAAGCAAGCCGAAGATGGGATGCTGGACCTAAACAAAGCTGCAGAAGTATTGGAGGTGCAGAAACGACGTATATATGATATTACAAACGTTTTGGAGGGGATTGATCTCATTGAAAAGCCTTTCAAGAACCGTATACTTTGGAA GGGAGTTGATGCTTCGAGGCCTGGCGATGTGGATGCTGACGTATCTGTCTTACAG GCAGAGATTGAAAACCTTAACCTCGAGGAGCAAGCGCTAGATAACCAAATTAG AGAAACGGAGGAAAGACTAAGAGATCTTAGCGAAAATGAAAAGAATCAGAA GTGGCTTTTTGTAACTGAAGAGGACATCAAGAGTTTACCGGGTTTCCAG AACCAAACTCTGATAGCTGTAAAAGCTCCTCATGGCACAACTTTGGAAGTCCCTGATCCAGATGAA GCGGGTGATGTCCCTCAGAGGAGATACAGGATCATCCTAAGAAGTACAATGGGACCTATTGACGTATACCTTGTCAG CGAATTTGAGGACACGAATGGGAGTGTTGCACCACCAGCATGCTTGCCGCCCATTGCTTCTTGCTCGGGATCTACAGAAAACCATGACATCGAAGCCTTAACTCTTGATAACACAGAAACTTCCATTGAGCATCAGATGTCTCAAGATCATGCACATGCTCAACCGGGCGATACCTCTGATCTTAATTATTTGCAGGAGCAAGTTGGAGGAATGCTTAAGATTACTCCCTCTGACATCGAA AATGATGATACGGACTACTGGCTTCTCTCCAATGCTGAGATTAGCATGACGGATATTTGGAACACTGACT CTGGTATTGATTGGGACTATGGAATAGCTGACGTGAGTACTCCACCACCAGTAATGTGTGAAGAAATAGCCCCAGCTGCTATTGACTCCGAACCAAGATGA
- the LOC125606577 gene encoding glycine-rich protein DOT1-like: protein MANRNNILVLCFLIGLGLCSARKSLLTYSESEAEVASYGEKSSLSVGVGVGADVDVGIGLGGSGGGGGSGGGHGGGAGGGGGGGPGGGSGYGGGSGEGGGAGYGGGEAGGHGGGGGSGGGGGGGAGGAHGGGYGGGEGGGAGGGYGGGGAGGQGGGGGGGKGGGGGGGSGAGGAHGGGYGAGGGAGEGYGGGSGAGGHGGGGGGGGGSGGGGGYAAAGSGHGGGAGSGEGGGGY, encoded by the coding sequence ATGGCTAATCGcaacaatattttagttttatgtttCTTAATAGGTTTAGGGTTATGCTCTGCAAGAAAATCACTTCTCACCTACTCTGAATCCGAGGCTGAAGTCGCTTCCTATGGCGAGAAAAGTAGTTTGAGTGTTGGTGTTGGCGTTGGTGCTGATGTTGATGTTGGTATTGGTCTTGGTGGTAGTGGAGGCGGAGGAGGATCTGGTGGTGGACATGGTGGTGGTGCTGGAGGAGGTGGCGGTGGCGGTCCTGGAGGAGGATCTGGTTATGGAGGTGGAAGCGGTGAAGGTGGTGGAGCTGGATACGGAGGTGGAGAAGCTGGTGGGCACGGTGGAGGTGGAGGAAGCGGAGGAGGCGGTGGTGGAGGAGCTGGCGGTGCACATGGAGGTGGATACGGTGGTGGAGAAGGCGGTGGTGCTGGAGGAGGATATGGAGGTGGAGGGGCAGGTGGACAaggaggtggtggaggtggtggaaaaggaggcggtggaggaggaggttCTGGCGCCGGTGGAGCTCACGGTGGTGGTTACGGTGCCGGAGGTGGAGCTGGAGAGGGATACGGTGGTGGCAGTGGAGCTGGGGGacatggtggtggaggaggaggaggtggtggttcAGGAGGTGGGGGAGGTTATGCTGCAGCTGGATCTGGACATGGTGGCGGTGCTGGTAGCGGAGAAGGCGGTGGTGGATATTGA
- the LOC106443507 gene encoding casparian strip membrane protein 1, which produces MAKESTTIDIGEPSTVTKSTSHAVVDEKKKSFVTAAAGGGYKRGLTIFDFLLRLAAIGITIGASSVMFTAEETLPFFTQFLQFQAGYDDFPTFQFFVIAIAIVASYLVLSLPFSIVTIVRPLAVAPRLILLISDTVVLTLTTAAAAAAASIVYLAHNGNANTNWLPICQQFGDFCQTASTAVVAASISVVFFILLIVISAISLKRH; this is translated from the exons ATGGCGAAAGAGTCCACCACCATTGACATCGGCGAACCGAGCACCGTTACCAAAAGTACAAGCCATGCCGTGGTggacgagaagaagaagagttttgTGACAGCCGCCGCAGGAGGCGGCTACAAGAGAGGTTTGACCATATTTGATTTTCTCCTCCGTTTGGCGGCCATAGGAATCACCATCGGGGCTTCTTCTGTCATGTTCACCGCCGAGGAGACACTTCCCTTCTTTACTCAGTTCTTACAGTTCCAAGCCGGTTACGATGACTTTCCCACGTTTCA GTTCTTTGTGATAGCCATAGCCATAGTGGCCAGCTATCTCGTCCTTTCACTTCCCTTTTCCATCGTCACTATTGTCCGACCACTGGCAGTTGCGCCCCGGCTCATCCTCCTCATCTCCGACACC GTGGTCTTGACGCTTAccacagcagcagcagcagcggcAGCATCAATTGTCTACCTTGCACATAACGGCAACGCAAACACCAATTGGCTCCCCATATGTCAGCAGTTTGGAGACTTCTGCCAAACCGCAAGTACTGCAGTTGTAGCTGCATCTATCTCGGTTGTCTTCTTTATCCTTCTCATTGTCATCTCAGCCATTTCCCTAAAAAGGCATTGA
- the LOC125607136 gene encoding glycine-rich protein DOT1-like — MANSNNILFLCFLIGLGLCSARRSLLTHSESEAEVAAYSGIDGTGGGSGYGAGGGVGYGGGYGAGGGVGYGDSYGAGGGDGAGGNGGGGGGGGYADAGREHGGGGYAAAGPGQGGGGYAAPGPGHGGY, encoded by the coding sequence ATGGCTAATAgcaacaatattttgtttctatgtTTCTTAATCGGTTTAGGGTTATGCTCCGCAAGAAGATCACTTCTCACCCACTCTGAATCCGAGGCTGAAGTCGCTGCCTATAGTGGCATTGATGGTACTGGAGGAGGATCTGGTTACGGTGCCGGAGGTGGAGTCGGATACGGTGGTGGTTACGGTGCCGGAGGTGGAGTCGGATACGGTGATAGTTACGGTGCCGGAGGTGGAGATGGAGCTGGGGGaaatggtggtggaggaggtggaggaggtTATGCTGATGCTGGACGTGAACACGGTGGAGGGGGTTATGCTGCAGCTGGACCTGGACAAGGTGGGGGAGGTTATGCTGCACCTGGACCTGGACACGGTGGCTATTGA